One uncultured Gellertiella sp. genomic window carries:
- a CDS encoding helix-turn-helix domain-containing protein, with protein sequence MTNSQGYAPDVELSGWNDFMQKVAVTIPEATAMSGLGRTFLYKLFNEGKLTPRKAGKRTLILVSELEAYLNNLPKGGAFNAA encoded by the coding sequence ATGACGAACTCGCAAGGGTACGCGCCGGACGTTGAACTCTCCGGCTGGAATGACTTTATGCAAAAAGTCGCAGTCACCATTCCCGAAGCCACGGCAATGTCCGGCCTCGGTAGAACTTTCCTCTACAAGCTTTTCAATGAGGGCAAGCTCACGCCGCGCAAGGCGGGGAAGCGAACGCTCATCCTTGTGAGCGAGCTTGAGGCATATCTGAACAATCTCCCCAAGGGAGGTGCGTTCAATGCAGCTTGA